One window of Nocardia nova SH22a genomic DNA carries:
- a CDS encoding dihydrodipicolinate reductase gives MVLAEIIRHPRFELVGVGVSNPGKVGRDAGELCGGPETGVRATDSIDELIALRPDAVVHYGPTAAFADENIRVIGSFLRAGIDVCSTAMTPWVWPDMAQTPPQWRDPITRACDEGGASCFTTGIDPGFANDLFPMTLLGLCGEVESVRASELLDYTDYEGDYEFEMGIGHPPEFRALLETPELLIMAWGATVPMIAHAVGIELDDITTTWEKWVTPVDRPSAKGVIAAGDVAAIRFTINGVYRGREVVTLEHVNRIGTDAAPDWPAGTKDDVYRVDIVGSPSISQETSFRFTDGSGRTPAVAGCLATGMRALNAVPAVNDLPPGWVTPLDLPLIPGAGTIR, from the coding sequence ATGGTGCTGGCCGAGATCATCCGCCATCCCCGGTTCGAGCTGGTGGGTGTCGGGGTCAGCAATCCCGGGAAAGTCGGCCGGGACGCCGGAGAATTGTGCGGCGGTCCCGAGACAGGCGTCCGGGCAACGGATTCCATCGACGAGCTCATCGCGCTGCGGCCGGACGCAGTGGTCCACTACGGGCCCACCGCGGCGTTCGCGGACGAGAACATCCGGGTGATCGGATCGTTCCTGCGCGCCGGGATCGATGTGTGCTCCACGGCGATGACGCCGTGGGTGTGGCCGGATATGGCGCAGACGCCGCCGCAGTGGCGCGATCCGATCACCCGGGCCTGCGACGAAGGCGGCGCGTCCTGTTTCACCACCGGAATCGATCCGGGCTTCGCGAACGATCTGTTCCCGATGACCCTGCTCGGTCTGTGCGGCGAGGTGGAGTCGGTGCGGGCCTCGGAACTGCTCGATTACACCGATTACGAGGGCGATTACGAGTTCGAGATGGGCATCGGCCACCCGCCGGAATTCCGGGCCCTGCTAGAGACGCCGGAACTGCTGATCATGGCGTGGGGCGCCACCGTGCCGATGATCGCGCACGCCGTGGGTATCGAACTCGACGACATCACCACGACCTGGGAGAAATGGGTGACGCCGGTGGATCGCCCCTCCGCCAAGGGCGTCATCGCGGCGGGCGATGTGGCCGCGATCCGGTTCACCATCAACGGCGTGTATCGCGGCCGCGAGGTCGTCACCCTCGAACATGTGAACCGGATCGGCACCGACGCGGCGCCGGATTGGCCCGCGGGTACGAAGGACGATGTCTATCGGGTGGATATCGTCGGCTCCCCGTCGATTTCGCAGGAGACGTCCTTCCGGTTCACCGACGGCTCCGGCCGCACACCGGCCGTCGCGGGCTGTCTGGCGACGGGGATGCGTGCCCTCAACGCGGTACCGGCAGTGAACGATCTGCCGCCCGGCTGGGTGACCCCGCTGGACCTGCCGTTGATTCCGGGCGCCGGGACCATTCGCTGA
- a CDS encoding SDR family oxidoreductase — MPPTDQQTPTTDDYRPLPLLEGKVVVLSGVGPGLGRALGTEAARMGADLVLVSRTERRLEKMAEVVRSHGRRALVVPTDITDEQQREALVERALAEFGRVDCLINNAFAIPPMEPITGIELAALRTANETNVYAPLRLSALFADALAASRGSIIMLNSCVSFDSEPIYSGYKLSKGTLAHLASSLATELGPRGIRVNSVAPSYIYEDVNKAYFDWLASQEGVTHEEIYRRKADPTDLKRLASPEEVARAALFLATDLASAVTGQMLTVDCGEYHN, encoded by the coding sequence GTGCCCCCTACCGACCAGCAGACCCCCACCACGGACGACTATCGCCCGCTCCCCCTGCTCGAGGGCAAGGTCGTGGTGCTGTCCGGAGTCGGGCCGGGACTGGGCCGAGCCCTGGGCACCGAGGCCGCCCGGATGGGCGCGGATCTGGTGCTGGTGAGCCGCACCGAACGGCGGCTCGAGAAGATGGCCGAGGTCGTGCGGTCCCACGGACGCCGCGCGCTGGTCGTTCCCACCGATATCACCGACGAGCAGCAGCGCGAAGCCCTGGTGGAGCGCGCGCTCGCCGAATTCGGCCGAGTCGACTGCCTGATCAACAACGCCTTCGCCATTCCGCCGATGGAGCCGATCACCGGCATCGAGCTGGCGGCGTTGCGTACCGCCAATGAGACCAATGTTTATGCCCCACTGCGCCTTTCGGCACTGTTCGCCGATGCGCTGGCCGCCTCGCGCGGGTCGATCATCATGCTCAACTCGTGCGTGAGTTTCGATTCCGAGCCGATCTACTCCGGGTACAAGCTGTCGAAAGGCACACTGGCCCATCTGGCCTCGTCACTGGCCACCGAACTGGGGCCGCGCGGCATCCGCGTCAACAGTGTGGCGCCGTCCTATATCTACGAGGACGTGAACAAGGCGTACTTCGACTGGCTGGCCTCGCAGGAGGGTGTCACCCACGAGGAGATCTACCGGCGCAAGGCCGATCCCACCGACCTGAAGCGATTGGCCTCCCCCGAGGAGGTGGCCCGCGCGGCGCTGTTCCTGGCAACCGATCTGGCGTCCGCGGTGACCGGGCAGATGCTCACCGTCGACTGCGGCGAATACCACAACTGA
- a CDS encoding TetR/AcrR family transcriptional regulator, which produces MNVRRRLGPHRDPEVDRAVLDAARSLLTERGYAAASIDAIATRAGVSRPAIYRRWPSKAHLIARAVFPDVGSDERAGNLIEEIRKVIRGTIQLFGAREAREAMPGLMTEMRADSGLYQKLSARLDTPTRRELAEYLESGAARGGVDSDTVLDMIAGAALFAMCIRDIDDVDGFAGSLEDLVLYGLIGVPPDGDR; this is translated from the coding sequence GTGAACGTTCGCCGCCGCCTCGGGCCGCATCGCGATCCGGAGGTGGATCGCGCGGTACTCGACGCGGCTCGCAGCCTGCTCACCGAACGCGGCTACGCGGCCGCCTCCATCGATGCGATAGCCACCCGCGCGGGGGTGAGCCGACCCGCCATCTACCGGCGCTGGCCGTCCAAGGCGCATCTGATCGCACGCGCGGTCTTCCCGGATGTCGGCAGTGATGAACGGGCCGGGAATCTGATCGAGGAGATCCGCAAGGTCATCCGCGGCACGATCCAGTTGTTCGGCGCCCGGGAGGCGCGCGAGGCGATGCCGGGTCTGATGACGGAAATGCGCGCCGATTCCGGCCTGTATCAGAAACTTTCGGCGCGGCTGGATACCCCGACCCGGCGCGAACTCGCGGAATATCTGGAATCCGGTGCCGCCCGTGGCGGCGTCGATTCGGACACGGTGCTGGATATGATCGCCGGTGCGGCGTTGTTCGCCATGTGTATTCGCGATATCGACGATGTGGACGGTTTCGCGGGATCGCTCGAGGATCTGGTGCTCTACGGTCTGATCGGGGTGCCGCCGGACGGCGATCGCTGA
- a CDS encoding DsbA family protein translates to MSSRTTYGLGAVALVVVAVIVFLVVRANSGKGLTVQEDGYGAAHDPGVQALLDSDGAIVLGKASAPKTIDMFEDPMCPSCGSLEHYYGQQIAKYIDEGKFAVRYRLVNFLDSKSSSKDYSTRAVAASECVADVGDGPVFSKFHMALFTTKQPSEGGGNLTNDELATIAKDAGASTEVQQCIARGDRVDSARNHAQSSLGALKDAVGQVQTPTVLDGGKNVDVEQSDWVTKVAG, encoded by the coding sequence ATGTCCAGTCGCACCACCTACGGGCTGGGGGCGGTGGCGCTGGTGGTCGTCGCGGTGATCGTGTTCCTCGTCGTGCGCGCGAACAGCGGCAAGGGTTTGACGGTGCAGGAAGACGGATACGGTGCGGCGCACGATCCGGGCGTCCAGGCGCTGCTGGATTCCGACGGCGCGATCGTGCTGGGTAAGGCGTCCGCGCCGAAGACGATCGATATGTTCGAGGACCCGATGTGCCCGTCCTGCGGTTCGCTGGAGCACTACTACGGGCAGCAGATCGCCAAGTACATCGATGAGGGCAAGTTCGCGGTGCGGTATCGGCTGGTGAACTTCCTGGACAGTAAATCCAGCAGTAAGGATTATTCGACCCGGGCGGTGGCGGCGAGTGAATGTGTGGCCGACGTGGGTGACGGCCCGGTGTTCTCGAAGTTCCACATGGCGCTGTTCACCACGAAACAGCCGAGCGAGGGCGGCGGCAATCTGACCAACGACGAATTGGCCACGATCGCCAAGGATGCCGGGGCGTCGACCGAGGTGCAGCAGTGCATCGCCCGGGGTGATCGCGTGGATTCCGCGCGCAACCACGCACAGTCCTCACTCGGCGCGTTGAAGGATGCGGTCGGTCAGGTGCAGACGCCCACCGTGCTCGACGGCGGCAAGAATGTCGATGTGGAGCAATCGGACTGGGTCACCAAGGTAGCGGGCTGA
- a CDS encoding DUF222 domain-containing protein, which produces MRYQIAWTKGWWNTRSNASIEHMFDGGELQAMSDAGLVDALRRAHGSAAFAQAAEVRAVREMYRRHRAGNAAPGPGGVRAGEFAAAEVSMAAQMSEQVAAALIDIGLALDRLPRTREAFGDGRLDLSRVQVIVDNARGLPDDLLADLEEPLVEAAARTTPARLRQTARRWLTRLDSSGERRRREQREDCRDIRLTAVQDGGAVVAGLLPAEGAQTVAMRLREMAQEVCAADPRSMPQRRADALVALADGTGRLRCACGRGKRCTAMGPDVSTQSEPRRPLIQIGVSARTLAGTGDDPGQLLGYGPIDAELVRRIAERADFVLVAEQRDLEWRRRVQRADPADRQDPRADDQHRRLADNRQHPRGGHPQHPHADEQRHSHAEHRQQPRAGDLQSLHSGHPQQPQTDEQQLPRTRDAARTQDREAEDTGPEDANNHAPESHNSGSSCPADHPSRAPGSAHGSEHDSHSGDGRTVGDAHAPQPLPRHREVPALTGPPLDLLVRTCRFPGCTIPAGDESLESTTAQGLSLCTHHHRLTSLIGRGNTRWQVRRLDADRVEWVSPTGDVRTTIDEDARYLFPHRDSDMPVIEPTPVPTSIVAAAVSVLDPGYPIGAHAPVHRRLAEGTPEDCTSGDESVCY; this is translated from the coding sequence TTGCGGTACCAAATCGCCTGGACAAAGGGGTGGTGGAACACACGTTCGAACGCTAGTATCGAACACATGTTCGACGGCGGAGAGCTTCAGGCGATGAGCGATGCGGGGCTGGTCGATGCGCTGCGGCGGGCACATGGGTCGGCGGCTTTTGCGCAGGCGGCGGAGGTGCGGGCGGTGCGGGAGATGTATCGGCGGCATCGGGCCGGTAATGCGGCGCCGGGGCCGGGTGGGGTGCGGGCCGGGGAGTTCGCGGCGGCGGAGGTGTCGATGGCGGCTCAGATGTCGGAGCAGGTGGCTGCGGCGCTGATAGATATCGGGCTTGCGCTGGATCGGTTGCCGCGTACCCGGGAGGCGTTCGGGGACGGGCGGCTGGACCTGAGCCGGGTGCAGGTGATCGTCGACAATGCCCGGGGGCTGCCGGATGATCTGCTCGCCGATCTCGAGGAGCCACTGGTGGAGGCCGCGGCGCGGACGACACCGGCGCGGCTGCGGCAGACGGCGCGGCGCTGGCTGACCAGATTGGACAGCTCCGGGGAGAGGCGGCGGCGCGAGCAGCGGGAGGACTGCCGCGATATCCGGCTGACCGCGGTTCAGGACGGCGGCGCGGTGGTCGCGGGGCTGCTACCGGCCGAGGGCGCACAGACGGTCGCGATGCGATTGCGCGAGATGGCGCAGGAGGTCTGTGCGGCCGACCCGCGCAGTATGCCGCAGCGGCGGGCCGATGCGCTGGTGGCGCTGGCCGACGGCACCGGGCGGTTACGCTGTGCGTGCGGTCGCGGAAAACGTTGCACTGCAATGGGTCCGGACGTCTCCACACAGTCCGAGCCGCGGCGTCCGCTCATCCAGATCGGTGTCAGCGCTCGCACACTGGCCGGTACCGGCGACGATCCCGGGCAACTGCTCGGATACGGACCCATCGACGCGGAACTCGTGCGCCGGATCGCCGAGCGGGCGGACTTCGTTCTGGTGGCCGAGCAGCGCGATCTCGAATGGCGGCGCCGGGTGCAGCGAGCCGATCCCGCCGACCGGCAAGATCCTCGCGCCGACGACCAGCACCGACGTCTCGCCGACAACCGGCAACACCCTCGCGGCGGGCACCCACAACACCCGCACGCCGACGAACAGCGACACTCGCACGCTGAGCACCGGCAACAGCCGCGCGCCGGGGACCTGCAATCCCTGCACTCCGGACACCCGCAACAGCCACAGACCGATGAACAGCAACTGCCTCGCACCAGGGACGCTGCGCGGACGCAGGACCGGGAAGCAGAAGACACCGGCCCCGAAGACGCGAACAACCACGCTCCGGAGAGCCACAACTCAGGAAGTTCATGTCCTGCGGACCACCCCTCGCGCGCCCCCGGCTCGGCGCACGGGTCCGAACACGATTCTCACTCCGGAGATGGGCGGACAGTCGGCGATGCGCATGCGCCGCAACCGCTCCCCCGGCATCGGGAGGTCCCGGCGCTCACCGGCCCGCCGCTGGACCTCCTCGTCCGCACCTGCCGCTTTCCGGGATGCACCATTCCTGCCGGGGATGAATCACTTGAATCGACTACAGCACAAGGGCTTTCGCTGTGCACTCACCACCATCGCCTGACCTCGCTGATCGGGCGCGGAAACACTCGCTGGCAGGTGCGGCGGCTGGATGCCGATCGCGTAGAGTGGGTCAGTCCGACCGGGGATGTGCGGACGACCATCGATGAGGACGCGAGGTATCTGTTTCCTCATCGGGATTCCGATATGCCGGTGATCGAACCGACGCCCGTGCCCACTTCCATTGTGGCTGCGGCGGTTTCGGTGCTCGATCCGGGATATCCGATCGGTGCGCACGCACCGGTCCATCGGCGGCTCGCGGAGGGGACGCCCGAAGACTGCACCAGCGGGGACGAAAGTGTCTGCTACTGA
- a CDS encoding tyrosine-type recombinase/integrase, with amino-acid sequence MRTARGRERPPGGAEKHRAEPRIMSSLRIQKRRDGSIYTQILFREFDPTKGRKVQSSLSFDDHAAAVRWQKILDKNGPEETRRLLGEEEGARAEKLVTLATFAPTYIDGLTGASEPQKKRYRAMMSNDFEPLFGDVPLASLCVADADRNTPIQDWISDQEADDVAAKTIANKHGFLSGCLKVAHRRGLIPFNPCEDSKLPKRNFEPCFLEHDEYRLLLSMAPERWRPMVQFLTLSCVRWSEFTALPVGALKPDPDHEGDYLCRVARAWKYTGTNEKVLGSTKTRRGVRTINVSADAAEAFDLKRPKAALLVCTKDGGRISSQLFHNKCWRPLVERFERQTGKKPRVHDLRHTGASWMLMNGAEIMDVQRHLGHESAQTTTNIYGHFDRRSGRRASSAMSRALGRT; translated from the coding sequence TTGCGTACTGCGAGAGGTCGCGAGCGTCCGCCGGGAGGTGCTGAGAAGCATCGAGCGGAGCCGAGAATCATGTCGAGTTTACGCATCCAGAAGCGCCGCGATGGCAGCATCTACACCCAGATCCTCTTCCGGGAATTCGACCCGACGAAGGGTCGCAAGGTGCAATCGTCGCTGTCGTTCGACGACCACGCCGCCGCCGTCCGGTGGCAGAAGATCCTCGACAAGAACGGCCCGGAGGAGACGCGCCGCCTCCTCGGCGAGGAGGAAGGGGCCCGCGCCGAGAAGCTGGTCACGCTGGCGACGTTCGCGCCGACCTACATCGACGGACTCACCGGCGCATCCGAGCCCCAGAAGAAGCGCTACCGCGCGATGATGAGCAACGATTTCGAGCCGCTGTTCGGCGATGTGCCTCTCGCATCGCTGTGCGTGGCGGACGCGGACCGGAACACCCCGATTCAGGATTGGATATCCGATCAGGAGGCCGACGACGTAGCGGCGAAGACGATCGCGAACAAGCACGGGTTCCTCAGCGGGTGCTTGAAGGTGGCCCACCGGCGCGGCCTGATCCCGTTCAACCCTTGCGAGGACTCGAAGTTGCCGAAGCGGAATTTCGAGCCGTGCTTCCTCGAGCACGACGAGTATCGGTTGCTGCTCAGCATGGCGCCGGAGCGCTGGCGGCCGATGGTGCAGTTCCTCACGCTGTCGTGCGTGCGATGGTCGGAGTTCACCGCGCTGCCGGTGGGGGCGCTCAAACCCGACCCCGACCACGAGGGCGACTATCTGTGCCGCGTCGCCCGGGCATGGAAGTACACCGGCACGAACGAGAAGGTCCTCGGCAGCACGAAGACCCGCAGGGGCGTGCGCACGATCAACGTGTCGGCAGATGCGGCCGAGGCATTCGACCTCAAACGGCCGAAAGCCGCGCTGCTGGTGTGCACGAAGGACGGCGGGCGCATCTCGAGTCAGCTGTTCCACAACAAGTGCTGGCGGCCGCTCGTGGAGCGGTTCGAGCGGCAGACCGGCAAGAAGCCTCGCGTGCACGACCTCCGGCATACCGGCGCGTCGTGGATGCTGATGAACGGCGCCGAGATCATGGACGTACAGCGGCATCTCGGGCACGAGTCGGCGCAGACCACGACCAACATCTACGGCCACTTCGATCGGCGCTCCGGCCGGCGGGCGTCCTCGGCGATGTCACGAGCGTTGGGACGCACGTAG
- a CDS encoding helix-turn-helix domain-containing protein, giving the protein MDAHAVPHDIIDADEEQRLAVAIGAELRGIRNKRRISQEDLAASSGVSKRQIVRIEAGEGGEAGAGPRLGQIYRLCRALGVLPSTVIEAAEDEIDIR; this is encoded by the coding sequence ATGGACGCACATGCCGTACCGCACGACATCATCGACGCCGACGAGGAGCAGCGGCTCGCAGTGGCGATCGGGGCCGAGTTGCGCGGTATTCGAAACAAACGACGGATCAGCCAGGAGGACCTGGCGGCGTCCTCGGGGGTCAGTAAGCGACAGATTGTCCGGATCGAGGCGGGAGAAGGCGGCGAGGCAGGCGCGGGCCCGAGGCTCGGCCAGATCTACCGACTGTGCAGGGCCTTAGGAGTCCTGCCCAGCACTGTCATCGAGGCCGCCGAGGACGAAATCGACATCCGCTAA
- a CDS encoding helix-turn-helix domain-containing protein, with protein sequence MDTIDAPLAEVVKEAMRDADLNGRAVSSLIGMPYSTWRRKINGHASFSAAELHRLGKLFKSKASILMAAAEADAA encoded by the coding sequence ATGGACACCATAGACGCCCCTCTCGCTGAGGTGGTGAAGGAAGCGATGCGAGACGCGGACCTCAATGGGCGGGCCGTGTCCAGTCTCATCGGAATGCCCTACTCCACCTGGCGGCGCAAGATCAACGGTCACGCCTCGTTTTCGGCCGCCGAGCTGCACCGACTCGGCAAGCTGTTCAAGTCCAAGGCATCGATCCTGATGGCGGCGGCGGAGGCGGATGCCGCATGA
- a CDS encoding helix-turn-helix domain-containing protein gives MSAPTDLMLYTVAEVAEMLGPHVTVAWLTKRLRERKFPGRKVGRSWMLTRADIESAIELMARPAIAPKPDPAGLTAGSRRRLNRRVAAAS, from the coding sequence ATGAGCGCGCCGACCGACCTCATGCTCTACACCGTCGCGGAAGTGGCTGAAATGCTCGGACCGCACGTAACTGTCGCATGGCTGACGAAGCGGTTGCGCGAGAGGAAGTTTCCCGGCCGCAAGGTTGGCCGGTCCTGGATGCTCACCCGCGCCGACATCGAATCGGCTATCGAACTGATGGCGCGACCTGCGATCGCGCCGAAACCGGATCCCGCCGGACTCACCGCGGGCAGTCGTCGCCGTCTCAATCGCCGCGTAGCTGCGGCGTCATGA
- a CDS encoding phage Gp37/Gp68 family protein, with amino-acid sequence MSRIEWTDETWNPVTGCTRISEGCERCYIERTPPMRMAHRRFDGPQIGATTGVRLHPERLRRPVDWRKPRKVFVCSMADLFHDDVPDEFISRVFATMAVTEQHTFQVLTKRTARMRALLSSDRFRAYPFWLSDVWPLPNVWIGTSVESQKWADIRIPLLLDTPAAVRWISAEPLLGWVDLDKHLFPHRCPDGCRCRRPDDGDRHECACGGACADWSPRPALDWVVVGGESGPGARPMDPDWARDLRDQCIEAGVPFLFKQWGEHVTVDQMPEDTFRSWDSEYGTSGYGRDRQWRVGKRAAGRELDERTWDQYPEGPAREVVLGGE; translated from the coding sequence GTGAGCCGGATCGAATGGACCGACGAGACATGGAACCCGGTCACGGGGTGCACCCGCATATCGGAGGGGTGCGAACGCTGCTACATCGAGCGGACGCCGCCGATGCGGATGGCGCACAGGCGATTCGATGGACCGCAGATCGGCGCGACCACCGGCGTGCGGCTGCACCCCGAGCGGCTGCGCAGGCCGGTGGACTGGCGCAAGCCGCGCAAGGTGTTCGTGTGCTCCATGGCCGATCTGTTCCATGATGACGTCCCGGACGAGTTCATCTCGCGCGTGTTCGCCACCATGGCCGTCACCGAGCAGCACACGTTCCAGGTGCTCACGAAGCGCACCGCGCGTATGCGAGCGCTGTTGTCGTCGGATCGGTTCCGGGCGTATCCGTTCTGGCTGTCTGACGTGTGGCCGCTGCCGAATGTCTGGATCGGCACGAGCGTCGAGTCGCAGAAGTGGGCCGATATCCGTATCCCGCTGCTGCTCGACACCCCGGCCGCGGTGCGGTGGATCTCGGCCGAGCCGCTGCTCGGCTGGGTCGACCTCGACAAGCACCTGTTCCCGCACCGGTGCCCGGACGGGTGCCGGTGCCGACGGCCCGACGACGGCGACCGGCACGAGTGCGCGTGCGGCGGTGCGTGTGCCGACTGGTCGCCGCGCCCGGCGCTCGACTGGGTAGTCGTCGGGGGCGAGTCCGGGCCCGGCGCGCGCCCGATGGATCCCGATTGGGCGCGTGATCTGCGCGACCAGTGCATCGAGGCGGGTGTCCCGTTCCTGTTCAAGCAATGGGGCGAGCACGTCACGGTCGACCAGATGCCCGAGGACACCTTCCGCAGCTGGGATTCCGAGTACGGCACATCCGGCTACGGCCGCGACAGGCAGTGGCGCGTGGGCAAGCGGGCCGCCGGGCGCGAACTCGACGAACGCACCTGGGACCAGTACCCGGAGGGGCCTGCTCGTGAGGTGGTGCTCGGCGGTGAGTGA
- a CDS encoding helix-turn-helix domain-containing protein, which yields MSALRGSWKVEAMEAACKPVDQQEWVRILRRVRMTPGTKYLGLMMSTYANFDGTRVFPGVKKLALVMCVSEKTVKRALRELRDAGMVERVKQGNRHNGDADEYRLTVPADLLDRPMLDPEEEHMSEGH from the coding sequence GTGAGCGCATTGCGGGGGTCGTGGAAGGTGGAGGCGATGGAGGCCGCGTGCAAGCCGGTCGATCAGCAGGAGTGGGTGCGCATTCTGCGCCGTGTCCGGATGACGCCGGGCACAAAGTATCTCGGCCTCATGATGTCCACGTACGCGAATTTCGACGGCACGCGCGTGTTTCCGGGGGTGAAGAAACTCGCGTTGGTGATGTGCGTGTCGGAGAAGACCGTCAAACGCGCCCTGCGCGAATTGCGGGACGCCGGAATGGTCGAGCGGGTGAAGCAGGGCAATCGGCACAACGGCGACGCGGACGAGTATCGGCTCACGGTGCCGGCCGATCTGCTCGACCGGCCGATGCTCGACCCGGAAGAGGAGCACATGTCCGAGGGTCACTGA
- a CDS encoding zinc finger domain-containing protein has translation MTEAEPTQPRPRLWQVEAATRTAAIHARACTYCSAPIGRACTRTDLKGQRHELIFVHPCRLRPEGNTDA, from the coding sequence ATGACCGAGGCCGAACCGACACAGCCGCGGCCCCGCCTCTGGCAAGTCGAGGCCGCCACCCGAACCGCCGCCATCCACGCCCGCGCCTGCACCTACTGCAGCGCCCCCATCGGCCGCGCCTGCACCCGCACCGACCTCAAAGGCCAACGGCACGAACTGATCTTCGTGCACCCGTGCCGACTCCGCCCGGAAGGGAACACCGATGCCTGA